AATAGTCTCCCTTGCCCCTACAGAGGATATAAGCGATTCCAGGTTATTCAGTGCAAGGTCCGGATCTGAAGAAGATGTAATATGAGAAAAGAACGATGGGAAAATCCTTAGAAAGATCTGACGACTCCTCGGTGTCTGGTGACTGAAGGCGGCGCCGTCTCTCAATAACATAATATTCCTGTATGCCTTGCCCGGATCCCTGAAATTAGACTCAGATAAAATATTAATAGCCTCATCCTCTGATACCACCCCGCCTATAATTGTATCAATCCCGCCTTCCTCAGATCCTTCTTCTCCCTGAATACCTTTCTTTAAAAACAGGTCATCATATATCTTTCTTACAGACTTAGTATAAGTATTGTAATCCTTAAGCAGCTGTTCATACGCCTTATGTTTGGATTTATCCTCGTAACCAATCCGCTTCGCAAGGGTATTGAGGTCATCAGGACCATCAGGCATAACATACGTCTGGCGCTCGCTGACAATCTGTATCATATGCTCAACACGCCGCATGAATTGGTATGCCGCTGACAGAGCTTCCTCCTCGTCGTAGGAAATAAACCCCTTCTGTGCAAGTTTGTGCAGTGCCCGCATGGTATTCCTCTCCCTTATCCAGGGCTCTTTGCCGCCGTATAACAGTTGTAATGCCTGCACAAAAAACTCTATCTCCCTTATACCCCCGTATCCCAGCTTCACATTACGTATATCCTTGCCCTTAGCTGCTATACTCTTGTCAATTTTTACCTTCATACCGCTTATTTCATCAATGGCCGTAAAATCAAGATATTTTCTGTAGACAAATGGCTGAATCATTTTCAAAAATGCCCTGCCTAGTTCTTCGTCTCCTGCAACAGGCCTGACCTTTAGAAGTGCGGCCCTCTCCCATGTCTGGCCCCACGACTCATAATAAACCTCAAAACTTCTAAGAGGCGATGCAAGGTCTCCACGTTCACCCTCAGGACGCAGCCTGGTATCTACGCGGAAGACAAACCCCTCATCTGTAGTCTGCCCTATGACCTGACTTATCATCTCTGACAACTTGACAAAATACTGGTGATTCGTAAGGAGTCCATTACTGGTCTCCCCCTTTTCTGTGTGGTAGAGATACATAATATCTATATCTGAGCTGTAATTTAATTCTTCTCCTCCAAGTTTACCCATTCCAAGGACAGTAAATGTGCATCTCCACGGATTTCCATTAATATCATAATATTGCGGTATCCCGTATCTCTTTTCCAAATCCCTGCTACACACCTCATAAGCAATTTGCAGGGCAACGTCTGCCACTACAGATATCTCCTGTGTTATCTCAGTCAGGGTCCCATATCCCAGGAGATCTCTGATAGAGATGCGAAGATATTCCATTTTCCTGAATCTCCTCAATACCGTTTTAACATCTTCTAAAGTTGTCTCTGGTGTTACCTGCTTGCGCAAATCTTTAAGAGCCGGATCTTTGGCAATAATTCTTTTTAGAAAGTTCGGTACTGCCAGCCACTCAATACATTCGCGAGGCGCTGAAAAGAGGAAATTACAGAGATACTGGCTGCTTCCAAGCAGGAGTAAAAAGGGGCCAATAATCTCCTTATGAGACGATAGAAACAGATAAAGCTTGTCTTTCTCCTCATAACTTGAGGCAAATCGTTCAAGGTTGTTCAGAGACATGTCAGGATCAGGAGAGTCAATCGCAGACTGGAGTATTACCGGCAGTAACCTGTCAAATTTATTTTGAATTGATGTATCTCTGCGCAGCAGCTGCAGGTTTACAGCTGCCCGGCGGCTGTCAGTAAATCCTATCCCGGCCAGGACAGAGGACATCCCGGCAGCATCCTCAATATTTTTTATGATCTCTTTTGAGACTTTTTCCATCAGGAAAAGTGAGAATTAATCTGTCTATACTTCTGGATAATATGACCAGGGTCAATTAAACAAATAAAGTTATGTCAGCATCCACAGCATACTCTAAAAATGCCGCCGCACCGCACACCTCGACACCTTCGATAAGATCTTTCTTCTTCACACCCATGACGTCCATAGTCATCTGACAGCCTATCAACCTTACCCCTGATTCCAAAGCTATATTCAGGAGATCTTCAATTGACGGAACATTTACCTTATCCATCCAGCTTTTCATCATCTTTGTAGCCATAGCCGTCATACCAGGCAGCGCTCCTATGATATTAGGAATAGACACCGGCATTGCAGGATTTGCCAGAGATGGGACTTTGAGGTTTTTATTTTTTTTCTTATTTATAATATCGAGCCCATAAAAGGTACAGAAAATGGAACACTCTATATCCATTGCAGCAGCAGTAGTAGCCAGTATCAGCGGTGGATATGCCATATCCAGTGTGCCTTTGGACGCTACTATGGCCATCCTCTTTTTCCTGTCAGATAAAAGTTTCTTTAATTTATTTTCGACCAGTTCTTCTATTATTTCCCTGTCTTTATCTGTAATTGACATGCTTTTCTCCTTCTGGAATCATTCGTCTTAAGGATTTTTTATTTTATCTTTCTTATAAAAAACCTGTAATGCCCATCCTCCCCTTCTGTCTTCAATAACTCCTGGCCGGTGTGTTTTGTCCACGCCTCAATGTCTTTTAATGAACCGGGATCAGACGAAATCATCTCGAGGATCTCTCCTACTGACATTTTGGCTATAGTATTCTTTGTTTTTAATACAGGCAGTGGACAAGATAACTTACGGCAATCCAGTGTCTGATCAGGTATATATATTTTATCTTCCATCGGCATGACGTCTCCTTAATATTCTATCATCATCAATAGTGCTTTACCACACAATAACCTTATCATGTTCAATAATAAATTGACATATTGAGGAATAATCAATCAGTTTATATGGTGTGTTTAAACCACGAGCCTCAACGTCATCTACAGAGGCAAATATGTCACCAGCAACCTGAAGTTTGGAAAGGACCCCATCCTGAATTAGAAGGACAGTGACTTCTCTCTTATCACTTTCATGATCAATTACCTCTTGCGCCAATTTGTTTTCAATATCCCTGATTATATGAAGAGTTTTCATCTGCCGAAAATGCCTCGTCACCCGAAGTTTAACAGAACATCACTTTCTGATATAAGGTTAATAGCCTCCTGACGGGTGAGTTTCTCTATATTGCTATTGTATCCGGTAATATCCCTCTCCTTCAATGAGTCTTCATCCGCAAACATCCTGATTCCACACGCCGAAAATAACTCCATACTGTCATTGATATCAGGTCTTCCTATCGTATGTGGTTGAACCTTCAGGGAATTCCATACTCCATCATCCATTAACAGGATGCTGACCTTGTTATCGTGGACGGTCAAACCAATGCTCATACGCAGCGCCTCAGGGACAGAGACAGTATTAAATGGTGTCGTACCAATTATTATCAGAAGATTCTTACCTTGCCTCGTCATAGAAAACTCAGGAACCTGTCACACTCATTGACCAGCTTAGAAAGGTCATACTGACTATGGAAATCTACGCCATCAAACAGATCAGGCTGACTTAGCCCTCTTATCTCAGCGGTATAGGTACAAAGCGCAATCTTGACACCTTTTGCAATTAAACTGTCAAATCCTGCTGAAAGTTTCCTGGGAGACGTATTAACAACGACATTGTACACACCATCCTCCATCAGGAATATACTTACATCATGTCCCATATCGGCAAAACCTTCAGCAAGCCTCTTTACAGTGTGTACATCCTGGTGTTCAGGGCTCTTGTGTAAGAGAAAACCTATTTTCATGACTCATCGTTATTATACACAAATATGGGTATGGTGGTAAAGGTTAAGGGAGCAAACAGGGGACGATTTATTAAAAGTCTATAGTCAAACCGACTGTCGCAGAGTCAGGGCTCGCATCAGATATTCCAACACTGAAGCCCGCATCGAGTAATACACCTTCCATGATCTTATATCTTGCACCCAGCAGGATGGAGAAAAAATCAGGATTATGAGGGACTTTATTTGTCTCTCCATTAACTTCACCGACTAACTGAATCTCTTTATCCGCAGAATACTCAACCGCCAACTTAAAAAGGAAGACATTCTCATACTCCGAACCCCAGGACGGTTTGTTTATGAAGGTATAACCAACGTTCATATGGGCGCTTAATAACTCAGACATCTCCCTTGTAGCTATAAATACAAAACCAAAGTCAGTCTCGCCTGTACTGAACCCGCTCTCCCCTTCGCCTGATTTAAATTCATTCTCCGGGGTCGGTATTTTAAAAAATGGCTGTATTGTAAGTGAAATGGGATTACCCTCACGTCCCTTGAGAAAAAGAAGTCTGGATTTTAGTATCATGTCGCCTAATCCATCTGCATTCTTACTGCCTTTCGGTCTCCAGAATACATAGGGGATTTCAACACCTACATCAAGGTTATTAATAACGCCGTAATTAACCTCCAGATCCAGGTTGTTAGACTCACCGCCATGCGGGAAATTCACAGCCCTGACCCCTGTCTCAAGTTTGACCCTGTGTACCTTTTCGGGATAGGCGCTTTGCGTCGTCAAAGGACGGCGGGCAAATGAGGGCGACGCAACAAATAAAACAGAGAAAAATATAATAGTTGAGACTGCGGATAAAAGATTTCTATTCAATTGCATGAGCGAGATAATAATAACCGCAAAGTTTACGGTATGTCAAGGGATGAATAGTTTCGATTCCAGGATAGTTAACAAAGGTGAAAGGGTCTCCGGGTGGAGGGCAGAAACGGCACAGGCATCGAACCTCTTGCAGAGGACTCTGACTGATTCCTCATCACACTTATCCGTTTTGTTGAAAACGAGTTGTCTTTCTATGTGGTCTATTCCAAGTTCAGTGATTATTTTATCTACAGAATCCATATGCTGTTCAAACCTGGGGCTGCTGATATCCACTACATGAAGGAGCAGGTGCGCATCTCTCAATTCATCCAGGGTAGCCCTGAAAGCGCCGAACAAATCATCAGGAAGCTCTTTAATGAAACCGACTGTATCTGTTATGATAACCTCTCTGTCTCTCGGGAACCTCAGCCTCCGGCTCGAAGTGTCGAGGGTCGCAAACAGAAGGTCCTCAGTCTTCACTGAACTTTTTGTCAAAGAATTAAGAAGTGTTGACTTCCCTGCATTTGTATATCCCACTATAGATACTATTGGAATACCGCTCTGGACACGTCTTTCTTTTCTTTGTCTTCGTGCACTGCTTAAATGCTCAAGCTCCTTTTCGAGGTGTGTGATCCTGTCCCGTATACGCCTCCTGTCAACCTCCAGTTTCATCTCACCAGGGCCCCTTCCGCCTATGCCTCCTGCAAGCCTGGACAATGCCTTTCCTGTACCTGTAAGACGGGGGAGCAGGTATTTGAGTTGTGCCAATTCCACCTGAACCTTGCCGTCACGGCTGTGGGCATGCCTGGCAAAGATATCGAGGATAAGCTGAGTCCTGTCTATAACACGTACATCCGTCATCTCGCCTATAGATTTTACCTGAGTGGGTGACAGGTCCTGGTCAAATATTATCAGATTGGCGCCGCTCTGGAGTGATTTAATTATAAGCTCTTTGAGCTTTCCCTCACCCATTAAATACCTCGGATGCAACACCTTCGGCCTTTGAATCACAGTATCGAGTATTTTAACCCCAGCTGTCCTGGCAAGTTCCTTCAGCTCTTCAATGGAATCCGCCTGATCACTCTTGCTTTTCAAAGAGGCACTGACGACAACAGCCCTGTCCCCCTTGTCAATTTCTATCCCCTCACTGGTAAGAGAAAGCCGCCTGTCAATTTCACTGAATAGATCCTCCATGTTTAAATCCAGACGATGGAATAAAACCTTATCTAACACCTTGTATGCCTTGCCTTCTGAATTAGGGGGTATAAGATGGGCCATATAGACATTTTCAGGGAAGCCGTCTGCTGTAATGCTTATCACTGCCATCAGGTCTAATCTCAGCAGTGCAAGGTCAGTCAGGTCATCCTGGGACAGGGATTCATTTTTAAGGTGAGTGTGGACACACCTTATACTTCGTGTATACCTCTTTCCAAAACCAAATTCAGAAATATCGGGGATTACTATCTCCCTGTGGTCACCAATAATAACATGATGGATTACACCATTCCTGTCCACCATTATGCCGATCTGCCTGTTTATTTCACGGGAGATGGATGTGATGTATCTCGCAAGTTCAGGAGTAATCAGCTCTGCAGGAGGAATGCGGCGTCTGTAAATATTTTTTAACCGTCTGAGCTGATCAGCCTTTAATCCGGATGTGTTGCCGTAAAGGGTAGAAATATAGTAAACCTCCTTAAGTCAGTTTATTATTTTACCCTTCTGTGGTCAACTATTATGTTAAGGCATAGAGCACAGCCACGACTATTACCCCTTTTGTCAGTATAACGACAGACTCAAATATCAAAGCTATTCTGTTATTTGTAATCATGAATTAATCTCCTTTAATGACCTTCGTGATTTTTATTATATGAATTTAATATTAATGGAAGATTAAAAGATAACAACCTGGATGGAATACCTTATTTCAAACCTACGGCCTCTGTCTCTAAGATCCTGATAAATACCTCTACTATCCCGGGGTCAAATTGAGAACCTGAACACCGTTGAAGCTCAGCTACGGCTGTTTCAATTGACAGGGCTTTCCTGTAAGGTCTGTCAGTAGTCATCGCGTCAAACGTATCAACAACTGCGAGTATACGGCAGGCTAATGGTATAGCCTCTCCGCTCAATCCGTCAGGATAGCCTGAACCATCATAAAATTCCTGATGGTGGCGTATGAGCGGCTTAAGCCTTCTCAACATCTCCAGAGGCGAGATTATCTTTTCGCCAATCTCAGCGTGTCTCTTCATTATTTCAAATTCCTCCGGAGTCAGCTTTCCCGGTTTGTTAAGGATATGGTCAGGAATGCCAATTTTACCAATATCATGCAGCAGGCAGAGATAGACAAGCTCTTCCTGATCGGTCTGAGACATGTTGATTGCGCGCGCGATCTCTCTTGCGTAGTCAATTGCACGTTCTGAATGACCATTCGTATAATGGTCTCTTGCATCAAGGGCGCTGCTCAGTGAGGTAACTATTTCAAAAAGTGATTGAGGAGAGGCATCTTTTGAAAACATCTTCCCTAACTGCTCTTCGAGAGCTGACACTATATGCTGACTATTGTCAAATCTCTTTAGCGCTTTTACTGCAATGAATGTCTCAAAAAGTTTCTGGTTGCATAGATTCAAGTCTCTGGTTTCCGTACAATCAAAAGAAAACACCTGATTGCCACCCCTGTATTTTGCCAGATACATGGCCTGGTCGGCAAACTGGATCAGCATGTTTTGATCATCAGTATGATAGAATAATGTAGAAAGACCGAGGCTGATTGAAACCCCTAAGGAATCATCCTGAAACCTTTCCCTGACCTTACTTAATATCCTGTCAGCTACTAACATTCCCTGGTCGTGTGATGCATCAGGAAGCAGGCATATATATTCGTCACCTCCATAACGTCCAATTGTATCAATTGATCTCGTATTGTCTTTGAGACATTGTGCCACCTCCCGAAGTATACGATCCCCCTGATAGTGGCCATGAACATCGTTGGCAGACTTAAAATTATCTATGTCAATCATGATTAATGAAAAACCTTTTTGAGTTCTTTGAGATCGAATGACTTCTTGCTGATACATTTCGAGAAATGCCCTGTGATTAAGGAGCTTAGTCAAACCATCAGTTGACGCCTGCATCTTTACCTCTTCAAAAAGCTGTGCATTCTTTATAGCATTGGCTGATGTATTGGCTATTATTTGACAAAATCTAATCTCCTCCGCTGTGAATACTCGCTTATCTGCTACAACCTTAAGGAGCAAGGTACCTATTATTTCAGACTGATAAGAAATTGGTATGACAAGGAGAGACTTTATGTCTGCCTGATTGACTATTTCCCGCACGTCCATCATTATGTTATCTTCACTAATGTCGTTGATTATTACGGTCTCACCGGTCTCTAAAGCCTTTCTTATTTCAGGATATTTTATTAACTCTATCTGGAGTTGGTTTACGTCGGGGACATCATGAGAAGCAACGACATATCCATGTTCTCTTTGCGGGTCAACAAGTATAATAGAACATCGGTCAGCATCTATATACAGGCCAACCCTGTTAACCATTGTCCTGAGAACTTCATTGATATCCAGAGACGATGAAACGCTCCGGGTGATTTCAAGTATCAGCTCCAGTTCCTTCTTGCTCTGCCATAGATAATTTATATTTATCAGAAGGTCTCGAATCTGACAGTACAGGGGATTTAGTATTGATGTTATTATAGTCTTTTCCAATGGCGTAAAGTTAATATTGAGAGACTTAAAAGAACCAGAGAACAGTGATTTTAATCGGTTTTTTAAAAAAACTCTTGACATCGAAATAATAATTGGTATTATTATCATAATTCCTATCGGAATAGTAGGATATAAAATATGCGATTTTCAGTGAAAAGTGAATATGCAGTAACTGCTGTTTTGGATGTTGCCGGCCATGCGGATAAGGGCCCTGTACATGTAAAATCAATTGCCAGCCGACAGACTATTCCTGTCAGGTTCCTGGAACAGGTTATGGCATCGCTGAAAAAGGCTGGAATTGTAGATAGCATAAGAGGGGCTCAGGGTGGATATGTTCTTGCCCGTGACCCTAAGACGATAAATATCGCACAGATAATTGAGGCAATAGAAGGACCCATAACTCCAGTTGATTCTATTTCAGATTCTGCCGAATTTAAAGGTTCACATATTAATGGACGTGTCGTCAGTGATGTATGGAATGATGTAAAACGTGCTATATCTAATGTACTGAATGGTGTAACCATAGATGACCTGAATAAGAAGATAAGGGAAAAAGAAGTTTCCGTTATGTACCATATATAATTAAGGAGGGTTTATAGTTATGGAAAAAAATGTAATCGAAACAGATGTCCTCATTATTGGAGGCGGGACATCGGGGTGTCTGGCTGCCGTTGAACTGAAAGAGCTTTATCCAAATCTAAGTGTTACGATAATGGAAAAGGCCCATGTAGACCGGAGCGGATGCCTGGCAGGAGGAATGAATGCTATTAATGCATACCTGAACCCTGGTGAAACACCAGAGAGCTTCACAAAATATGTCAGATTCGACTCATGCGGCCTTGTGAGGGAAGACCTGGTCCTCAGCATGTCCGAACTGTTTGAATACTGTGTAAAGAAGGTAGAAAAGTGGGGCCTGCCTATCCTATGCGACGAAAAGGGAAACTACGTCCCTCGAGGAAGGTGGAATATCAAGATAAATGGCGAGTCTTTAAAACCGATAATTGCAAAGGCCGCAAAAAATGCCGGCGCCAAGATTTTAAACTGGGTCACGGCAACCAACTTTATAATGGCTGACGGAAAGGTTGCCGGCGCCATGGGCTTCAGTATAAAGAACGGAAATTTCTTTATTGTTAAGGCAAAGGCAACCATCATCGCTACCGGCGGGGCTGCAGGTATATATAAACCGAACAATGCTCATGATGCACAGCACAAGACCTGGTATAGCCCTTATAATACAGGGGCGGGATATGCAATGGGGATTCGGGCCGGGGCTGAGATGACCAGCTTTGAGATGAGGTATATAGGCCTTAGGGTGAAAGATACAATAGCGCCGACAGGGACAATAGCCCTCGGCGTAGGGGCTCCGCAGATCAATTCAAAGGGTGAGAAGTTCATGGCTGCTAAGTATGCGCATATCGGCGGCGACGGTGCACCGACTCCCTACCGCTCACACGGCCCACTTCAGGAGATAAAAGAAGGCCG
This DNA window, taken from Nitrospirota bacterium, encodes the following:
- the hflX gene encoding GTPase HflX, whose translation is MSTLYGNTSGLKADQLRRLKNIYRRRIPPAELITPELARYITSISREINRQIGIMVDRNGVIHHVIIGDHREIVIPDISEFGFGKRYTRSIRCVHTHLKNESLSQDDLTDLALLRLDLMAVISITADGFPENVYMAHLIPPNSEGKAYKVLDKVLFHRLDLNMEDLFSEIDRRLSLTSEGIEIDKGDRAVVVSASLKSKSDQADSIEELKELARTAGVKILDTVIQRPKVLHPRYLMGEGKLKELIIKSLQSGANLIIFDQDLSPTQVKSIGEMTDVRVIDRTQLILDIFARHAHSRDGKVQVELAQLKYLLPRLTGTGKALSRLAGGIGGRGPGEMKLEVDRRRIRDRITHLEKELEHLSSARRQRKERRVQSGIPIVSIVGYTNAGKSTLLNSLTKSSVKTEDLLFATLDTSSRRLRFPRDREVIITDTVGFIKELPDDLFGAFRATLDELRDAHLLLHVVDISSPRFEQHMDSVDKIITELGIDHIERQLVFNKTDKCDEESVRVLCKRFDACAVSALHPETLSPLLTILESKLFIP
- a CDS encoding transporter: MQLNRNLLSAVSTIIFFSVLFVASPSFARRPLTTQSAYPEKVHRVKLETGVRAVNFPHGGESNNLDLEVNYGVINNLDVGVEIPYVFWRPKGSKNADGLGDMILKSRLLFLKGREGNPISLTIQPFFKIPTPENEFKSGEGESGFSTGETDFGFVFIATREMSELLSAHMNVGYTFINKPSWGSEYENVFLFKLAVEYSADKEIQLVGEVNGETNKVPHNPDFFSILLGARYKIMEGVLLDAGFSVGISDASPDSATVGLTIDF
- a CDS encoding DsrE family protein; this translates as MTRQGKNLLIIIGTTPFNTVSVPEALRMSIGLTVHDNKVSILLMDDGVWNSLKVQPHTIGRPDINDSMELFSACGIRMFADEDSLKERDITGYNSNIEKLTRQEAINLISESDVLLNFG
- a CDS encoding adenylyl-sulfate reductase subunit alpha; amino-acid sequence: MEKNVIETDVLIIGGGTSGCLAAVELKELYPNLSVTIMEKAHVDRSGCLAGGMNAINAYLNPGETPESFTKYVRFDSCGLVREDLVLSMSELFEYCVKKVEKWGLPILCDEKGNYVPRGRWNIKINGESLKPIIAKAAKNAGAKILNWVTATNFIMADGKVAGAMGFSIKNGNFFIVKAKATIIATGGAAGIYKPNNAHDAQHKTWYSPYNTGAGYAMGIRAGAEMTSFEMRYIGLRVKDTIAPTGTIALGVGAPQINSKGEKFMAAKYAHIGGDGAPTPYRSHGPLQEIKEGRGPVYLDTRHITAQQARDLKSAFLDMYPSMVLYWAANEIDPSKEPVEVQTTEPYVVGGHTQSGYWVDVNRKTSIEGLYAAGDVSGGAPYKFVSGCWAEGVIAARAAGEYVQKTGFAQIPENVLKDEQERVFSPLMNQTHKIDGINNYDMEVRIQKIMEEYAGGAATFYEVNDERLQVARRRLSTLPDQFKYLMAEDLHDLMKAHEVIDRVYVAQVLVEHMMYRKETRWPGYCTRTDYTELDDTNWLKFVNSRRDPETGNIEMFTRPYEQIVPGDRYKPR
- a CDS encoding DsrE/DsrF/DrsH-like family protein, which produces MSITDKDREIIEELVENKLKKLLSDRKKRMAIVASKGTLDMAYPPLILATTAAAMDIECSIFCTFYGLDIINKKKNKNLKVPSLANPAMPVSIPNIIGALPGMTAMATKMMKSWMDKVNVPSIEDLLNIALESGVRLIGCQMTMDVMGVKKKDLIEGVEVCGAAAFLEYAVDADITLFV
- a CDS encoding diguanylate cyclase codes for the protein MIIIPIIISMSRVFLKNRLKSLFSGSFKSLNINFTPLEKTIITSILNPLYCQIRDLLININYLWQSKKELELILEITRSVSSSLDINEVLRTMVNRVGLYIDADRCSIILVDPQREHGYVVASHDVPDVNQLQIELIKYPEIRKALETGETVIINDISEDNIMMDVREIVNQADIKSLLVIPISYQSEIIGTLLLKVVADKRVFTAEEIRFCQIIANTSANAIKNAQLFEEVKMQASTDGLTKLLNHRAFLEMYQQEVIRSQRTQKGFSLIMIDIDNFKSANDVHGHYQGDRILREVAQCLKDNTRSIDTIGRYGGDEYICLLPDASHDQGMLVADRILSKVRERFQDDSLGVSISLGLSTLFYHTDDQNMLIQFADQAMYLAKYRGGNQVFSFDCTETRDLNLCNQKLFETFIAVKALKRFDNSQHIVSALEEQLGKMFSKDASPQSLFEIVTSLSSALDARDHYTNGHSERAIDYAREIARAINMSQTDQEELVYLCLLHDIGKIGIPDHILNKPGKLTPEEFEIMKRHAEIGEKIISPLEMLRRLKPLIRHHQEFYDGSGYPDGLSGEAIPLACRILAVVDTFDAMTTDRPYRKALSIETAVAELQRCSGSQFDPGIVEVFIRILETEAVGLK
- a CDS encoding sulfurtransferase TusA family protein — translated: MEDKIYIPDQTLDCRKLSCPLPVLKTKNTIAKMSVGEILEMISSDPGSLKDIEAWTKHTGQELLKTEGEDGHYRFFIRKIK
- a CDS encoding DsrE family protein gives rise to the protein MKIGFLLHKSPEHQDVHTVKRLAEGFADMGHDVSIFLMEDGVYNVVVNTSPRKLSAGFDSLIAKGVKIALCTYTAEIRGLSQPDLFDGVDFHSQYDLSKLVNECDRFLSFL
- a CDS encoding Rrf2 family transcriptional regulator yields the protein MKSEYAVTAVLDVAGHADKGPVHVKSIASRQTIPVRFLEQVMASLKKAGIVDSIRGAQGGYVLARDPKTINIAQIIEAIEGPITPVDSISDSAEFKGSHINGRVVSDVWNDVKRAISNVLNGVTIDDLNKKIREKEVSVMYHI
- the glnE gene encoding bifunctional [glutamate--ammonia ligase]-adenylyl-L-tyrosine phosphorylase/[glutamate--ammonia-ligase] adenylyltransferase translates to MSSVLAGIGFTDSRRAAVNLQLLRRDTSIQNKFDRLLPVILQSAIDSPDPDMSLNNLERFASSYEEKDKLYLFLSSHKEIIGPFLLLLGSSQYLCNFLFSAPRECIEWLAVPNFLKRIIAKDPALKDLRKQVTPETTLEDVKTVLRRFRKMEYLRISIRDLLGYGTLTEITQEISVVADVALQIAYEVCSRDLEKRYGIPQYYDINGNPWRCTFTVLGMGKLGGEELNYSSDIDIMYLYHTEKGETSNGLLTNHQYFVKLSEMISQVIGQTTDEGFVFRVDTRLRPEGERGDLASPLRSFEVYYESWGQTWERAALLKVRPVAGDEELGRAFLKMIQPFVYRKYLDFTAIDEISGMKVKIDKSIAAKGKDIRNVKLGYGGIREIEFFVQALQLLYGGKEPWIRERNTMRALHKLAQKGFISYDEEEALSAAYQFMRRVEHMIQIVSERQTYVMPDGPDDLNTLAKRIGYEDKSKHKAYEQLLKDYNTYTKSVRKIYDDLFLKKGIQGEEGSEEGGIDTIIGGVVSEDEAINILSESNFRDPGKAYRNIMLLRDGAAFSHQTPRSRQIFLRIFPSFFSHITSSSDPDLALNNLESLISSVGARETIYSFFEENPQAVESVIKIFSTSEYLSKLVIRHPEIVDMFLDPEEMLKKHAKVDMQAELSSLIEQCNTYAEKLDMLRKFKYIEEVRIGYVDILNYVSPGDASRYLSNLADVSLVCAYKIASDEVRRVYGRPLCRTTDGGVSEAGFCIVSMGKLGGEEISYGSDLDLVFLYSGDGETDGKQSISNHEFFTHLSSKTMSVLTSMTREGSVFKIDVRLRPSGSKGPLSQSITAFRTYVEQHADIWELQSLTRARIIAGDESLGREVLDCIYSVLYGVNRSPEDLLPAIRNMRKRMEAEVSRENNEYYDIKAGEGGIVDIEFIVQYLQLLHGLKYPSIRVTNTLSALESLYKERLLSKDQYTILKKSYVYLRTLENRLRIVQNVSAHLLSKSHDKITSLAMRMGYKDSKRVSGSTRLIKEYESLRKNVRGVFEQILD